A genomic segment from Moorena sp. SIOASIH encodes:
- a CDS encoding diiron oxygenase has protein sequence MNELVLTKDTTKFVKTLNKLISQTNADTYDPFKELVWPEYIEGGKLWMSLDLMSIHGTRFEDELSQEQLIELSKWEFINFCSLNVTGIRELLVEMTSRLHTVGFEILSEYLHCLIAEENEHMWYFSKFCLQYGGKIYPDRALAIASLPEADIANFMLFTRILIFEEIVDFYNRKMGKDQTLPKFIQDINWLHHSDEGRHITYGRQYIELVFQQLKDKYPEQRILEVQNAVSGFMKLAVQKLYRREIYIDANLEKPGRMRKELLAHPVRQQFNDELLSSTTKFFTRIGLFSNKSVFSEAELVVN, from the coding sequence ATGAATGAATTAGTGCTTACCAAAGATACAACTAAGTTTGTAAAAACTCTCAATAAGCTCATTAGCCAAACTAATGCTGATACTTATGATCCATTCAAGGAACTGGTTTGGCCTGAATATATAGAGGGTGGCAAATTATGGATGTCCCTTGACCTGATGTCGATCCACGGAACTCGCTTCGAGGATGAGCTTTCTCAGGAGCAGTTAATTGAGCTAAGCAAATGGGAATTTATCAATTTTTGCAGTTTGAATGTTACTGGTATCCGCGAGTTGTTAGTAGAAATGACAAGTAGACTACATACAGTAGGTTTTGAAATATTGTCAGAATACTTGCACTGTTTGATTGCAGAAGAAAATGAACATATGTGGTATTTTTCTAAGTTTTGTTTGCAATATGGCGGCAAGATTTATCCTGATCGAGCTTTAGCTATTGCCAGCTTACCAGAAGCGGATATAGCTAACTTCATGCTCTTTACTCGCATTCTAATTTTTGAAGAAATTGTTGATTTTTATAATCGCAAAATGGGTAAAGACCAAACCTTACCAAAATTCATTCAGGACATTAACTGGCTTCATCACTCCGACGAAGGCAGGCACATTACATACGGTCGTCAATATATTGAATTGGTCTTTCAGCAGTTAAAAGACAAATATCCAGAGCAGAGAATTTTAGAAGTTCAGAACGCTGTTAGTGGTTTTATGAAACTTGCTGTGCAAAAGCTCTATCGGCGGGAAATATACATCGATGCGAATCTTGAAAAACCAGGTCGTATGCGCAAAGAATTGCTGGCACATCCAGTCCGCCAGCAATTCAATGACGAGTTACTAAGTAGTACAACTAAGTTTTTCACCAGAATAGGTTTATTCTCAAATAAAAGTGTATTTTCTGAAGCAGAGCTAGTTGTAAATTAG
- a CDS encoding calcium-binding protein, protein MILINEVFNEEFYLEINPEARESVDQGEFTSGLKHFLNEGIDQGLQFSPFIDLDYYKRVANPDLSNLTNREALDHLFEVGIEEGRLFSPFVDLEFYKDANPDLADLSNSEALLHLQDIGLEDGRQFASFVDLEEYRSFNPELATQSLTNAFINLVTEFAPEDEGRIQFPLNAARTSFTDEVDIVTQEMLSGSGNAEITYSKLANTVTMDFDFTGLPYRLDITRPENVSTPYNQFPISVENGKWQILVLTNLNNIQTTFWYDGQDGQLIGNEFDVFDIPPDHDSPLDINNDGVEDTPVLLPTSKLVFTPIFEGNPDGTANVTLEFAYDQILDEQGKGGTFFTFVPYNINKPDEIGIYYTQGGLPISEAPSWDDVLETIRNGGPGFSIGLALVPDPKPDYLASRSSLMIGYTAFYPDVIPEGVIFEPILNLYRSTEVNDLSTNINEPSPARLAAIKAETEAVFGTLNGDVFDAVDSRDEFDGNHDLLFTGEGDDLVDASQASAPMFPSTVGNNRIFAGSGRDELFAGSNDRLSGGRDNDILDASLGAGNNRLYGGEGDDLLFAGIDDRLFGGHGNDQLDSSLGRGNNRLYGQEGDDIFIAGSDDKFFGGDGDDTFFVTDGNNNIFTGGSGNDSFWIVTTEFLTYPNTITDFEVGVDVIGIGGIEAYSIEDIVLSQVHDDTVISFSDFEIAILQNTEVSALKAAENAFIFA, encoded by the coding sequence ATGATTTTAATCAATGAAGTTTTTAACGAAGAATTCTACTTGGAGATTAATCCTGAGGCTAGGGAATCGGTTGATCAGGGAGAATTTACCAGTGGACTTAAACACTTTCTTAATGAAGGAATTGATCAAGGTTTGCAATTCTCACCATTTATCGACTTAGATTACTATAAACGAGTTGCTAATCCGGATCTCTCCAACCTCACCAATCGTGAAGCCTTAGACCACTTGTTTGAAGTGGGCATAGAAGAAGGTCGTTTATTTTCACCGTTTGTTGACCTGGAATTTTACAAAGACGCTAATCCTGATCTTGCCGATCTTAGCAATTCTGAGGCTTTGCTCCATCTTCAAGACATAGGCTTGGAAGATGGACGTCAGTTTGCTTCGTTTGTTGACCTCGAAGAATATCGTTCTTTTAATCCGGAGCTTGCCACTCAAAGCTTGACCAATGCCTTCATTAATCTAGTTACAGAATTCGCACCTGAAGATGAAGGGCGAATTCAATTTCCATTGAATGCAGCTCGCACCTCCTTTACAGATGAGGTGGACATTGTCACACAGGAAATGCTTTCTGGTTCAGGTAATGCTGAAATAACATACTCCAAGTTAGCTAATACAGTGACTATGGATTTTGATTTTACAGGGCTTCCCTACAGGTTAGACATTACACGACCAGAGAACGTCTCAACACCTTATAATCAATTTCCTATATCTGTAGAAAACGGAAAGTGGCAAATTTTAGTCCTAACGAATCTAAACAATATCCAGACTACTTTTTGGTATGATGGTCAAGATGGTCAGCTCATTGGCAACGAATTTGACGTTTTTGATATTCCTCCAGATCATGATTCTCCCCTCGACATCAATAATGATGGAGTAGAGGACACGCCAGTCTTACTTCCTACATCAAAATTGGTTTTCACTCCCATATTTGAAGGTAATCCAGACGGTACAGCTAATGTTACCTTAGAGTTTGCTTACGATCAAATCCTTGATGAGCAAGGAAAAGGCGGAACATTTTTCACTTTCGTGCCCTACAATATCAACAAGCCGGATGAAATTGGAATCTATTATACACAAGGCGGTTTGCCAATATCAGAAGCACCAAGTTGGGATGATGTTTTAGAGACTATTCGTAATGGAGGACCTGGCTTTAGCATAGGTCTTGCCCTGGTTCCCGATCCCAAACCTGATTATCTCGCGTCCCGCAGTTCTCTCATGATTGGGTACACTGCTTTTTATCCTGATGTTATCCCAGAGGGAGTAATATTTGAACCTATCTTAAATTTATACAGGTCTACGGAAGTAAATGATTTAAGCACCAACATTAATGAGCCTTCACCAGCAAGACTAGCAGCTATCAAAGCAGAAACTGAAGCTGTTTTTGGGACTTTAAATGGTGATGTGTTTGACGCTGTAGATTCAAGAGACGAGTTTGATGGGAATCACGATCTTCTCTTCACAGGAGAAGGCGATGATTTAGTCGATGCTAGCCAAGCTAGTGCACCTATGTTTCCCAGTACTGTTGGCAATAATCGCATATTTGCAGGTTCTGGAAGAGACGAGCTATTTGCTGGAAGCAATGACCGTCTCTCTGGGGGTAGAGATAATGATATTCTAGATGCTTCATTAGGAGCAGGAAATAATCGGCTTTATGGAGGTGAGGGAGATGACTTACTTTTTGCAGGAATAGATGATCGCTTGTTTGGCGGGCATGGTAATGATCAACTCGATAGCAGCCTTGGTAGAGGCAACAACCGCCTTTATGGTCAAGAAGGCGATGACATTTTTATTGCCGGTAGTGATGATAAATTTTTTGGAGGCGATGGAGACGATACTTTTTTTGTCACCGACGGTAATAACAATATCTTCACTGGAGGTTCAGGAAATGATTCATTCTGGATAGTTACTACTGAATTTCTCACTTATCCAAACACTATTACCGATTTTGAAGTGGGTGTGGATGTTATTGGTATCGGTGGTATTGAAGCATATTCAATTGAGGACATAGTGCTAAGTCAAGTACATGATGATACTGTGATTTCTTTCTCTGACTTCGAGATAGCCATACTTCAAAACACAGAAGTTAGTGCCTTAAAAGCAGCAGAAAATGCTTTTATCTTTGCTTAA
- a CDS encoding diiron oxygenase, with the protein MNELVLTKDTTKFVKTLNKLISQTNADTYDPFKELVWPEYIEGGKLWMSLDLMSIHGTRFEDELSQEQLIELSKWEFINFCSLNVTGIRELLVEMTGRLHTVGFEILSEYLHCLIAEENEHMWYFSKFCLQYGGKIYPDRALAIASLPEADIANFMLFTRILIFEEIVDFYNRKMGKDQTLPKFIQDINWLHHSDEGRHITYGRQYIELVFQQLKDKYPEQRILEV; encoded by the coding sequence ATGAACGAATTAGTGCTTACCAAAGATACAACTAAGTTTGTAAAAACTCTCAATAAGCTCATTAGCCAAACTAATGCTGATACTTATGATCCATTCAAGGAACTTGTTTGGCCTGAATATATAGAGGGTGGCAAATTATGGATGTCCCTTGACCTGATGTCGATCCACGGAACTCGCTTTGAGGATGAGCTTTCTCAGGAGCAGTTAATTGAGCTAAGCAAATGGGAATTTATCAATTTTTGCAGTTTGAATGTTACCGGTATCCGCGAGTTGTTAGTAGAAATGACAGGTAGACTACATACAGTAGGTTTTGAAATATTGTCAGAATACTTGCATTGTTTGATTGCAGAAGAAAATGAACATATGTGGTATTTTTCTAAGTTTTGTTTGCAATATGGCGGCAAGATTTATCCTGATCGAGCTTTAGCTATTGCCAGCTTACCAGAAGCGGATATAGCTAACTTCATGCTCTTTACTCGCATTCTAATTTTTGAAGAAATTGTTGATTTTTATAATCGCAAAATGGGTAAAGACCAAACCTTACCAAAATTCATTCAGGACATTAACTGGCTTCATCACTCCGACGAAGGCAGGCACATTACATACGGTCGTCAATATATTGAATTGGTCTTTCAGCAGTTAAAAGACAAATATCCAGAGCAGCGAATTTTAGAAGTTTAG
- a CDS encoding carboxymuconolactone decarboxylase family protein, which produces MTLEAETILEQIRQSIGIVPNALQAMSEEPSLLKAYTELEALLTHCSLSNVEQELVILTISVANECEYCVAAHSVASKKISADQIHLLRNHQPLSDSKLQVLRETTEGMVHQRGHLSEQEISKFIEAGYTHSQLLAIVLIIAFKILTNYSNHINHPDLDNVFMDQKWQVTA; this is translated from the coding sequence ATGACTTTAGAAGCTGAGACCATATTGGAACAAATCAGACAGTCTATAGGTATAGTACCAAACGCACTTCAGGCTATGTCCGAAGAACCATCACTCTTAAAAGCCTATACAGAACTTGAAGCACTTTTAACGCATTGCAGTCTGAGCAATGTGGAACAAGAGCTTGTTATCTTAACTATCTCCGTGGCAAATGAATGTGAATACTGCGTTGCTGCTCATAGCGTAGCATCCAAAAAAATTAGTGCAGATCAGATTCATTTACTCCGTAATCATCAACCATTGAGTGACTCAAAATTGCAGGTCTTAAGAGAAACCACTGAAGGAATGGTTCATCAGCGCGGACACCTGTCGGAGCAGGAGATATCAAAGTTTATTGAAGCTGGATACACTCATTCGCAATTATTAGCTATTGTTCTAATTATTGCTTTTAAAATTTTAACTAACTACAGCAACCATATTAATCATCCAGATTTAGATAATGTGTTTATGGATCAAAAATGGCAAGTAACAGCATAA
- a CDS encoding YbfB/YjiJ family MFS transporter, with protein sequence MASNSITLWQARILGGGAILVGVGISRMAFTPLAALAVSQGLWPTNAPSKIGAFLLVGYAAGAVVAPWLLRKLGASQLLQLGLLFSTTCLILESVYQKNVGVWLLTRSIFGFFGACLMVCGPIVALSVGTSRERHNTQIWTFSGIGLGACLSASMLELRAELINLLVPIMLFCLLLFLVSILWFKMRTKLEAKHNFLRFSLPLPLIVAYGLYAIAYIPATVYLSDYVSNELGLPVGNKLWQLFGLGAILSPWLATTLSKKIGSPITLNITYILQTLAFLVLAFSKQIELLAIGSTITGACVPAVVLLTAAELRRTLKTNYFPSAWSFATLVFACAQSAGAIIFALCFQLIETYQPIFWAGTLLLIPACYLALKHSKSVS encoded by the coding sequence ATGGCAAGTAACAGCATAACACTGTGGCAAGCTAGGATATTAGGTGGTGGAGCAATATTAGTTGGTGTTGGTATCTCCCGCATGGCTTTTACGCCCCTAGCAGCTTTGGCAGTTAGTCAAGGATTATGGCCAACTAATGCGCCCAGTAAAATTGGTGCGTTTTTACTGGTAGGTTATGCTGCTGGTGCCGTGGTAGCACCTTGGTTGCTTAGAAAGCTAGGAGCAAGCCAGTTACTACAATTAGGTCTGCTTTTTAGTACCACATGCTTAATTCTTGAATCGGTATATCAAAAAAATGTTGGAGTGTGGCTTTTAACTCGTAGCATTTTTGGTTTTTTCGGTGCTTGTTTAATGGTTTGCGGGCCTATTGTAGCATTGAGCGTTGGCACTTCAAGAGAACGACATAACACTCAAATTTGGACATTCAGTGGTATTGGTTTAGGAGCTTGTCTCTCTGCAAGCATGCTTGAGCTACGGGCAGAATTAATAAATTTGCTTGTGCCAATTATGCTATTTTGTCTCTTGCTTTTTTTAGTGAGTATACTATGGTTTAAAATGCGAACAAAGCTAGAGGCAAAGCATAATTTTTTAAGGTTTTCGCTTCCGTTACCTCTGATTGTCGCTTACGGTTTGTACGCAATTGCCTATATTCCCGCAACGGTCTACTTAAGTGATTACGTCAGCAACGAGCTTGGTTTACCCGTCGGGAATAAGTTGTGGCAATTGTTTGGGTTAGGGGCGATCCTCAGTCCGTGGTTGGCAACTACGTTATCCAAAAAAATCGGTTCGCCAATTACCTTAAATATCACTTATATCTTGCAAACCTTAGCCTTTTTAGTACTTGCCTTTAGTAAGCAAATTGAGTTATTAGCCATCGGCTCTACAATCACTGGTGCTTGTGTTCCTGCGGTAGTTCTCTTAACGGCAGCAGAACTTCGTCGAACTCTAAAGACCAATTATTTTCCGTCTGCCTGGTCATTTGCAACATTAGTTTTTGCTTGTGCACAATCTGCGGGTGCTATAATCTTTGCACTCTGTTTCCAATTAATTGAAACCTATCAACCGATTTTTTGGGCAGGGACTTTGCTGTTGATTCCTGCTTGCTACCTGGCTTTAAAGCATAGTAAAAGTGTATCATAA
- a CDS encoding nuclear transport factor 2 family protein produces the protein MENITITHLEDTIYGRNSRDLRQTALKNSREGAYAALETFYHSFNQRSLQVLERVWTPNDLIQLNNPLGGIERGYKPIKDLYQRIFEGSAKVWVEFYDIVEYFDNNTAIFAGRERGEFELGDITIPLDIRTTRIFHYLGSDLGWRQTHHHGSIDEPNLLQQYQNAVKGN, from the coding sequence ATGGAAAATATTACTATTACGCATTTAGAAGACACTATCTATGGGCGTAACTCTAGAGATTTACGACAAACAGCTCTGAAAAATAGTCGAGAAGGGGCATATGCAGCACTCGAAACATTTTATCACAGCTTTAATCAACGCTCCCTTCAAGTATTAGAAAGAGTATGGACACCAAACGATTTAATTCAGTTAAATAATCCATTAGGTGGTATTGAGCGTGGATATAAGCCTATAAAAGATTTATATCAACGCATTTTTGAAGGTTCAGCTAAGGTCTGGGTCGAATTTTACGATATTGTTGAATATTTCGACAACAATACGGCAATTTTTGCAGGTCGCGAACGTGGTGAATTTGAACTGGGTGATATCACAATACCACTTGATATTCGTACCACACGTATTTTCCATTATCTTGGTAGCGATTTAGGCTGGCGACAAACTCATCACCACGGTTCCATTGATGAGCCAAATTTACTTCAGCAATATCAAAACGCTGTCAAAGGAAATTAA
- a CDS encoding Uma2 family endonuclease: MIESLSPGSQHERRDREVKLKLYSVRGVREYWIVDWRTTKLEVYLRQNAKLTLVETLFPGDILRSHLLPGFELQLQIVFL, from the coding sequence TTGATAGAATCTTTATCACCAGGAAGTCAACATGAGCGTCGTGACCGAGAAGTCAAATTGAAACTCTACTCAGTGCGGGGGGTTCGTGAATACTGGATTGTGGATTGGCGCACTACTAAACTTGAGGTTTATCTGCGACAAAATGCCAAGCTTACCTTAGTCGAGACCCTGTTTCCTGGAGATATACTGCGATCGCATTTGCTTCCTGGTTTTGAGTTACAGCTCCAGATTGTGTTTTTGTGA
- a CDS encoding transposase, producing MYKTVPVRANLSDGEKAFWEFQCQQANSLFNCAIYYAKQKHYAWLEEQEAYTTFWRGDELRCGWKTYKCSTKYPELYKALKLSPHYKGMAAQSAQQTLKTVGEAITSYNQLVSLYYKGQVDRPKFPRYRKKGGLAAVTFPKQALTFKEGVFYPSVSKESKPELITKIALELPDFIDSDWVKEVTIRPYYGQFWIDWVINDGREPIKENPNLDYSQALGIDHGEDNWLTCVSTKGKSFIVDGRKLKSINQGYCRLVAKHKKGKPEFYWDKNLDRIQIKRNNQMRDAVNKAARFIINHCLCDRIGNLVVGWNEGQKKCSNMGKDGNQRFVAIPTGRLIERLKQLCPEYGINLIVTEESYTSKASFLDEDPLPKIGEKPKGWSPSGKRVKRGLYKTSKGKLINADCNGAANIIRKVTTQLIDLAKVGRGVLTLPHRYDPFESLSRSYRTRSEAVRVYPTA from the coding sequence GTGTATAAAACAGTCCCAGTGAGAGCCAACTTATCAGACGGGGAAAAAGCCTTCTGGGAATTTCAATGCCAACAGGCAAATAGTTTGTTTAATTGTGCAATTTATTACGCCAAACAAAAACACTACGCTTGGTTAGAAGAACAAGAGGCTTATACTACCTTTTGGCGAGGGGATGAACTTAGATGTGGTTGGAAGACCTACAAATGTTCGACGAAATATCCTGAGTTATACAAAGCCTTGAAACTTAGTCCTCATTACAAGGGGATGGCTGCTCAGTCCGCCCAGCAGACTTTAAAAACAGTAGGAGAGGCAATCACTAGCTACAACCAATTAGTTTCCCTTTATTACAAGGGACAAGTGGATAGACCAAAATTTCCTAGATACAGGAAGAAGGGCGGACTAGCTGCTGTGACATTCCCTAAGCAGGCTTTAACATTTAAGGAAGGAGTTTTCTATCCTTCAGTTAGCAAAGAAAGCAAGCCTGAACTGATAACTAAGATAGCTCTTGAATTACCTGACTTCATAGATTCTGATTGGGTGAAAGAGGTCACAATTCGCCCATATTACGGACAGTTTTGGATCGATTGGGTTATTAATGACGGCAGAGAGCCCATAAAAGAGAATCCAAATCTGGACTACTCCCAGGCTCTAGGAATAGATCACGGCGAGGATAATTGGCTAACATGCGTTTCTACCAAAGGGAAAAGTTTTATTGTTGATGGCCGCAAACTCAAGTCGATAAACCAGGGGTATTGTAGGCTGGTAGCTAAACACAAGAAAGGTAAGCCTGAGTTTTATTGGGACAAAAACCTTGACAGAATCCAGATAAAAAGAAACAATCAGATGCGAGATGCGGTCAACAAGGCGGCAAGATTCATTATCAATCACTGTCTGTGCGATCGCATTGGGAATCTTGTTGTTGGCTGGAACGAAGGTCAAAAAAAATGTTCTAATATGGGGAAAGATGGAAATCAAAGATTTGTCGCAATTCCTACTGGCCGATTAATAGAAAGACTAAAACAACTCTGTCCGGAATATGGTATCAATTTGATTGTCACCGAAGAATCTTATACCAGTAAAGCATCATTTTTGGACGAGGATCCATTACCGAAAATTGGTGAGAAACCCAAAGGGTGGAGTCCATCGGGAAAGCGTGTAAAACGCGGACTGTATAAGACATCTAAGGGAAAACTGATAAATGCAGACTGTAACGGCGCTGCGAACATTATCCGAAAAGTAACCACACAGCTAATCGACCTAGCCAAGGTGGGTAGGGGAGTTTTGACACTCCCGCACCGGTATGATCCTTTTGAATCTCTTTCTAGATCATACCGAACAAGAAGTGAAGCAGTACGGGTTTACCCTACTGCGTAA
- a CDS encoding Uma2 family endonuclease, which produces MTETTTVDQIRFTTADLDLLPEDGNRYEVIDGDLFVTRSRHWNHNKVVGRLYSAVDFWSLSDKGYGEAVLVPGIVFDQENAVEPDAVWVSDKNRLPEMLDEAGHLTEAPDLILTSPPLKKGGFYKVVTQ; this is translated from the coding sequence ATGACTGAGACGACCACCGTTGATCAGATTCGATTCACCACCGCAGACTTAGATCTGTTACCAGAGGACGGTAATAGATATGAAGTTATCGATGGAGACTTGTTTGTGACCAGATCCCGCCATTGGAACCACAACAAGGTGGTGGGAAGGTTATATAGTGCCGTTGATTTCTGGTCTTTAAGTGATAAGGGTTATGGTGAAGCTGTCCTAGTTCCAGGTATTGTTTTTGACCAGGAGAATGCCGTGGAACCGGATGCTGTCTGGGTTTCCGACAAGAATCGATTGCCAGAGATGCTGGATGAAGCAGGGCATTTAACCGAAGCGCCAGACCTGATCTTGACATCTCCCCCACTTAAAAAAGGGGGATTCTACAAGGTTGTTACGCAGTAG
- a CDS encoding transglycosylase SLT domain-containing protein, whose product MLKERRQQFRLLAGAIVLLVSVCLGAVFLGVTVANQLEEKEENKTASQGLTESTGKSAVARLVSLPPQQRATNLDAFASGPKSREQYRARYLLASDLIQQNQPEQALNHLEGLESDYPVLASHVVLKRAQAYQAMGDSAKATAAWTTILKKYPNQAVAAEALYHLGKSNPKHWDDAIAKFPSHPRTLEIVRQRLKDNPNQLPLLLILAKHTPKALGMQEIRDRIVDKYADQLTPEDWEMIGTGYWETWKYGKAGKAYAQAPRTPRNLYRAGRGLHLDTKASKGKIFYEQLISAYPNAKETGLALRRLASISKPKEAIVYLDQVIQNYPDEAPQALLDKAKILEKLNSKVSAGQARKSVLTQYGSSDAAANYRWQMAQKKAAKGKLQEAWQWAQPITTKNPDSDIAAQAGFWVGRWASQLGRPNDAKAAFEHVIARYPESYYAWRSANYLGWNVGDFTSVRYLMPKVVRPQARPLLTDGSGTLKELYQLGQDYDAWALWQVELGERKELSVSEQFSDGLLRLGIGDNLKGINQVWSLKRRETPQEKAEWAALRDEPKYWHALFPFPFQNSILNWSGQRQLNPLLVTALIRQESRFEPEIRSVAGAMGLMQVMPGTGSWVAQKIQLKEYNLKNPDDNIKLGTWYLSFTHQQNNNNSLLAVASYNAGPGNVSKWVNRYGFSDPDAFIEKIPFRETKGYVKTVFGNYWNYLRLYNPDISRMVEAHAATNSVASSK is encoded by the coding sequence ATGTTAAAAGAGCGTAGACAGCAATTTCGGTTATTGGCTGGAGCCATAGTGTTATTGGTATCAGTGTGCCTCGGAGCAGTATTCTTAGGTGTCACCGTAGCAAATCAACTAGAGGAAAAAGAAGAAAACAAGACTGCCAGCCAAGGGTTAACGGAGTCAACAGGCAAATCGGCTGTAGCTCGGCTGGTTTCCCTGCCACCCCAACAACGAGCAACTAACCTAGATGCCTTTGCCTCAGGTCCGAAGTCTCGGGAACAGTATCGCGCCCGTTATCTGTTGGCATCGGATTTAATTCAACAAAATCAGCCAGAACAAGCCCTAAACCATCTCGAAGGGCTTGAGTCAGATTATCCAGTATTGGCATCCCACGTTGTCCTCAAACGTGCTCAAGCTTACCAAGCCATGGGGGATAGCGCTAAGGCCACAGCAGCGTGGACTACTATCCTGAAAAAGTACCCCAACCAAGCAGTGGCAGCAGAAGCCCTTTATCATCTAGGAAAATCTAATCCCAAGCACTGGGACGATGCGATCGCAAAATTTCCTAGCCATCCCCGTACTCTAGAAATTGTCCGACAGCGCCTCAAAGACAATCCCAACCAACTCCCATTACTATTAATCTTAGCCAAGCACACTCCTAAAGCCCTAGGAATGCAGGAGATCCGAGACCGGATCGTTGACAAGTATGCTGACCAACTCACCCCCGAAGACTGGGAAATGATTGGCACTGGTTACTGGGAAACCTGGAAATATGGCAAAGCTGGAAAAGCCTACGCCCAAGCCCCCCGTACTCCCCGCAATCTCTACCGTGCAGGTCGAGGGCTTCATTTAGATACAAAAGCCAGCAAAGGCAAAATCTTTTATGAACAGTTGATCAGCGCCTATCCCAATGCCAAAGAAACGGGATTAGCCTTGAGGCGTCTTGCCAGTATCTCCAAGCCAAAAGAAGCCATAGTCTATCTGGATCAAGTCATCCAGAATTATCCCGATGAAGCTCCTCAAGCCTTGCTCGACAAAGCCAAAATCCTAGAAAAGCTCAACAGCAAAGTTTCTGCTGGCCAAGCTCGTAAGTCGGTACTAACCCAATATGGTAGTTCTGATGCTGCAGCTAATTATCGTTGGCAAATGGCTCAAAAAAAAGCAGCAAAAGGCAAGCTACAAGAAGCATGGCAATGGGCGCAACCGATTACCACCAAAAATCCCGATAGTGACATCGCTGCCCAAGCTGGCTTCTGGGTAGGTCGATGGGCAAGTCAGCTGGGGCGTCCCAATGATGCCAAAGCTGCCTTTGAGCATGTAATAGCTCGTTATCCAGAATCCTACTATGCATGGCGGTCGGCCAACTATTTAGGCTGGAATGTAGGGGACTTCACCTCCGTGCGCTACTTAATGCCCAAAGTGGTCAGACCCCAAGCTAGACCCTTACTAACCGACGGTTCTGGAACCTTAAAAGAACTGTACCAACTTGGTCAAGATTACGATGCTTGGGCTCTGTGGCAAGTGGAATTAGGAGAGCGCAAAGAACTCAGTGTCTCAGAGCAATTTAGTGATGGTTTATTGCGGCTAGGGATTGGGGATAATCTCAAAGGCATTAACCAAGTCTGGAGCCTAAAACGACGAGAGACTCCCCAAGAAAAAGCGGAATGGGCAGCACTGCGTGACGAACCAAAATACTGGCATGCTCTATTTCCCTTCCCTTTCCAAAATTCAATTCTTAACTGGTCTGGTCAACGGCAGCTTAATCCCTTACTAGTAACTGCCTTAATTCGCCAAGAGTCTAGATTTGAGCCAGAAATCCGTTCCGTTGCTGGTGCCATGGGTTTAATGCAAGTGATGCCAGGAACAGGTAGTTGGGTTGCCCAAAAAATCCAGTTGAAAGAATACAATCTTAAAAACCCTGATGACAACATTAAATTGGGCACATGGTATCTAAGCTTTACCCACCAACAGAACAATAATAACTCCCTACTAGCCGTTGCCAGTTACAATGCCGGTCCCGGTAATGTATCCAAATGGGTGAATAGATACGGTTTTAGTGACCCCGACGCCTTTATTGAAAAAATTCCCTTTCGAGAAACCAAAGGTTACGTGAAAACAGTGTTTGGTAATTATTGGAATTATTTGCGACTCTATAATCCTGATATTTCCCGGATGGTAGAAGCTCACGCTGCTACTAATTCAGTAGCATCATCTAAATGA
- a CDS encoding PPC domain-containing DNA-binding protein codes for MPIAYCLLPIACSLFPVPYSLFPVPCSLGYMIKAFAIRIQPDQDLKASLINIVKQKTIQAGFILTAVGSLKQANLRFANQNTTQLFIEKFEIVSLVGTLSIHGVHLHISLADKNGKVIGGHLAEDCIIYTTAEIVIGTSEEFSFLRTLDQKTGYKELEVRNKNVV; via the coding sequence TTGCCTATTGCCTATTGCCTATTGCCTATTGCCTGTTCCCTATTCCCTGTTCCCTATTCCCTATTCCCTGTTCCCTGTTCCCTTGGCTATATGATTAAAGCGTTTGCGATTAGGATACAACCGGATCAGGATTTAAAAGCTAGCCTAATCAATATTGTCAAACAAAAAACTATTCAAGCTGGTTTTATCCTGACAGCTGTTGGCAGTCTCAAACAAGCTAACCTTCGATTCGCTAATCAAAATACTACCCAATTATTTATCGAAAAATTCGAGATAGTATCTTTAGTTGGAACTCTATCCATCCATGGTGTCCATTTACACATTTCCCTTGCTGATAAAAATGGTAAAGTTATAGGTGGTCACCTAGCTGAAGATTGTATCATCTATACAACAGCCGAGATAGTAATCGGAACCAGTGAAGAATTTAGTTTTCTGAGAACACTCGATCAAAAAACTGGCTACAAAGAACTGGAAGTTCGGAATAAAAATGTAGTGTGA